TCTCATAGTAGAATTAGAATTTACAGCCATTTGTCCTTGAATTCGCAACACTGGCCCTTTTAAGTCACGGCTAACTGCAACAAAACCCGATTCATCTTTCTCGGTAGTTACAGAATTATTTTCCACTCGCCACTGATATGCTTCAAAGGGTTCATTCCACTTGAGTTGTAATGGTTTTCCTATGGTTTGGGGGGAAACTGTAAATAGAGAAGCATTTTCATTGACAATTAAACTGTTAACTGGTGCGCCATAATAAGCGGCTAAGTCTTCCCATTCCCAACTCGGATGAACAATTTCACCTTGAAAATAACTATCGTCAGCAATTAACTGATTAATTTGCGTAATTCCTTGTTGCTGTAATTGCTGGGCTAATTCTTGCAGTTGTGGTACTTTTAAACTGGGGTCTCCTCTACCGACTACACGCAAAACACCATCGCTATCTTGATAAACAGAGGTACGAATGCGAAAATCTGCACCCAATTGTTCTAAAGCTGCGGCTGTTGTGAGTAATTTGGTGTTAGAAGCTGGATTAAAGTATTTTTCAGCATCTCTATTATAAAGAGTTTGTTCATCAGCCAGATTTTTGACTAAAATTCCCCAGCGCACTCGGTTAAATTCCGGGCTGTTTGTGACAGCATCTACTGCTGACTTTAGTTGGGCGGGACAAATTGTTTTTGTGCTGGTTGTCGGTGTGACTGGTGTTTGTATTTGCGCTTTAGCTGTTTGTTGAGTTACCGCAATTTGAGTACTCAGAAACAGCGACAGCAAGCTAATAGTGATTTTTTTAGACATTAATATAATAATTCGTCCTTCGTAGTTTTTATCCTATGATAAAAAAGGTTTTCTCTAACCGCACCAGGCGCAGAGGACGCAGAGAGAGAAGGAAAAGTTGGAAAAAATTGCT
The window above is part of the Nodularia spumigena CCY9414 genome. Proteins encoded here:
- the dacB gene encoding D-alanyl-D-alanine carboxypeptidase/D-alanyl-D-alanine endopeptidase — translated: MSKKITISLLSLFLSTQIAVTQQTAKAQIQTPVTPTTSTKTICPAQLKSAVDAVTNSPEFNRVRWGILVKNLADEQTLYNRDAEKYFNPASNTKLLTTAAALEQLGADFRIRTSVYQDSDGVLRVVGRGDPSLKVPQLQELAQQLQQQGITQINQLIADDSYFQGEIVHPSWEWEDLAAYYGAPVNSLIVNENASLFTVSPQTIGKPLQLKWNEPFEAYQWRVENNSVTTEKDESGFVAVSRDLKGPVLRIQGQMAVNSNSTMRAIAVFDPVQNFLRHFRQTLVKSGITVSQMSNGTSGKNERELAAVESPPLSELLKETNINSNNLYAEALLRALAKQPLENNQTTADAGLEVVKSSLTKLGVDPTSYILVDGSGLSRKNLISPQALVQTLQAMVKSPQAELFRASLPVAGVSGTLKNRLGDTSAVGIVQAKTGTMTGVVSLSGYVNSPNYQPLAFSIIVNHSEQPARIVRQSMDEIVVLLTQLKRC